In Quercus robur chromosome 10, dhQueRobu3.1, whole genome shotgun sequence, a genomic segment contains:
- the LOC126704095 gene encoding uncharacterized protein LOC126704095, with amino-acid sequence MFLKAPEHGGSCTPRVSSHGSLFISVSAFMALCAKKAGRVSRKLKPKSGSFNRRIEQLGVLGSSTPLVSRPKELITTLSNKAITFMNRKKVGEEEMGGGGGGGPNKDRHREVEEDDWGDGGVWQRSILMGDKCQPLDFSGVIYYDNNGRQLDEVPLRSPRASPLPGYLTRAGKSEL; translated from the coding sequence atgTTTCTCAAAGCACCAGAACACGGCGGCTCGTGCACGCCGAGGGTATCTTCACATGGCAGCTTGTTCATATCCGTATCAGCTTTCATGGCTCTATGTGCCAAGAAAGCCGGTCGAGTCTCACGCAAGCTCAAACCCAAGTCTGGCAGTTTCAACCGGAGAATCGAGCAGCTGGGGGTGTTGGGATCGTCGACTCCTTTAGTTTCTCGACCGAAGGAGCTCATAACTACGCTAAGCAACAAAGCGATCACGTTTATGAATCGGAAAAAGGTCGGAGAAGAAGAgatgggtggtggtggtggtggtgggccTAACAAGGATAGGCACCGTGAGGTGGAGGAGGACGATTGGGGTGACGGCGGAGTCTGGCAGCGGTCGATCTTGATGGGAGACAAGTGTCAGCCGTTGGATTTCTCCGGCGTTATTTATTACGATAATAACGGGAGGCAACTCGACGAAGTTCCTCTCAGGTCCCCACGTGCGAGTCCACTGCCCGGGTATCTCACTCGGGCTGGAAAATCCGAGCTTTGA
- the LOC126704094 gene encoding uncharacterized protein LOC126704094: MEIADRIVVVVVLRVRLRVWVLEKLKESLVDSTSNSSEVNVELPTTNVAIPIPENADVPIPENANVPISQTQFQRIDLDSLDYDPGTRKQIWEYHVNQRDEIRRAYIKKGPHQPPLETFKKSGKQNRSFQASWYRNNSKWLEYSPTTDAAYCLPCFVFHNPNVVVGQNTFIVGGFRNWKKVGGKDCSFQVHIGKDPNSAHRVAEQMCKDLMNQSQHLQRVVDHFTIEQIANNRLQLKATIFIVQYLAFQAIAFRGRDESFSSLNRGNFHESLGIVTFWNEKVAEIIEKTPKNATYTSPRIQKEILHVFSAKVKKAIREEIGDAKFCIMVDEARDESMKEQMAVVFRYVDAEGFVKERFFGLIHVVDTAALTLKKGIYSLLSQYCLDIQNIRGQGYDGASNMQELETGSGLNQIGTLQRPGETRWSSHFRSVSSLLRMFSSTVEVLQNIIDGAIDGENRAEGESAYEGLTSFEFVFILHLEKETMEITDKLCQALQSQSQDILNAMHLVSSTKALIQKFRDDGWDGLLTTVISFCEKHRIDVLDMNARYVARRGRARNQPDNVTNEHHYRVNIFYATIDSQLQELNYRFNEDAMELLRLSSALEPREALKSFRISDLCLLVKNFYPQDFTDYDKQVLEKKLYHFEHNVVQDPEFKKLKSLSELSQWLVRTGNSEHYKLVYRMVILVYSFDI; the protein is encoded by the exons ATGGAAATTGCGGATcgaattgttgttgttgttgttttgagaGTGAGATTGcgggtttgggttttggagaAATTGAAGGAGAGTTTGGTG gattcaacttcaaattcttctgAAGTCAACGTGGAATTGCCAACAACTAATGTTGCTATTCCAATTCCGGAAAATGCGGATGTTCCAATTCCGGAAAATGCGAATGTTCCAATCtctcaaacacaatttcaaagaatTGACCTTGATTCTTTGGATTATGATCCCGGAACACGCAAACAGATATGGGAATATCATGTTAATCAACGTGATGAAATTCGACGGGCATACATTAAAAAAGGTCCGCACCAACCTCCTCTAGAGACATTCAAAAAAAGTGGAAAGCAGAATCGTAgttttcaagcttcttggtatagaaataattcaaaatggCTTGAATATTCTCCTACAACAGATGCAGCTTATTGTCTACCCTGCTTTGTCTTTCATAATCCAAATGTGGTTGTGGGACAAAATACATTTATTGTTGGTGGATTTAGAAATTGGAAAAAGGTTGGGGGCAAAGATTGTTCTTTTCAAGTTCATATAGGAAAAGATCCTAACTCAGCTCATAGAGTTGCTGAGCAAATGTGTAAGGATTTGATGAACCAATCGCAGCATTTGCAAAGAGTAGTTGATCATTTCACTATTGaacaaattgcaaataatcGGTTGCAATTGAAGGCCACAATTTTTATTGTGCAATATCTTGCCTTTCAAGCTATAGCTTTTAGAGGTCGAGATGAAAGTTTTAGTTCATTAAATCGTGGGAACTTTCATGAATCATTGGGTATTGTGACTTTTTGGAATGAGAAGGTTgctgaaataatagaaaaaactccaaaaaatgcAACCTACACATCACCTAGGATTCAAAAGGAAATTCTACATGTTTTCTCAGCCAAAGTGAAGAAGGCCATTCGGGAAGAAATTGGTGACGCAAAGTTTTGCATAATGGTTGATGAAGCTCGTGATGAGTCCATGAAAGAGCAAATGGCTGTGGTGTTTAGATATGTTGATGCAGAAGGCTTTGTGAAAGAAcgcttttttgggcttattcaTGTTGTTGACACTGCAGCTTTGACTCTAAAGAAGGGGATATATTCTTTGTTATCTCAATATTGCttagatatacaaaatattcgAGGGCAAGGATATGATGGAGCAAGCAACATGCAAG AGCTTGAGACTGGAAGTGGACTTAATCAAATTGGCACTTTACAACGACCTGGAGAAACACGTTGGAGTTCACATTTTAGATCAGTTTCTAGCTTATTAAGGATGTTTAGTTCAACTgttgaagttttacaaaatataattgatgGTGCAATTGATGGAGAAAATCGGGCAGAAGGAGAGTCAGCTTATGAAGGTTTAacttcatttgaatttgttttcatcTTGCATCTTGAGAAGGAAACTATGGAGATCACTGATAAactttgtcaagctttgcaaAGCCAATCTCAAGACATTTTAAATGCTATGCATTTAGTTTCATCTACTAAAgcacttatccaaaaatttagagatgatGGATGGGATGGCTTACTCACCACTGTGATATCATTTTGTGAGAAGCATCGCATTGATGTCCTGGATATGAATGCTCGTTATGTTGCGAGGCGAGGTCGAGCTCGTAATCAACCAGATAACGTTACAAATGAGCATCATTATcgagtaaatattttttatgctacaaTAGATTCTCAACTACAGGAACTAAATTATCGGTTTAATGAAGATGCAATGGAGTTGCTTAGGCTTAGCTCAGCTTTAGAACCTCGAGAGGCATTAAAATCTTTCAGAATTAGTGATCTTTGTTTGTTGGTAAAGAATTTCTATCCACAAGATTTCACAGATTATGACAAACAAGTGTTGGAGAAGAAGCTTTATCATTTTGAGCATAATGTAGTCCAAGATCCagagttcaaaaaattgaaaagtttatctGAGTTATCTCAATGGTTAGTGAGAACTGGAAATTCAGAACACTACAAACTTGTTTATAGAATGGTGATACTTGTTTATAGCTTCGACATTTAG